The Petrocella atlantisensis genome has a window encoding:
- a CDS encoding metallophosphoesterase family protein, which translates to MRILVISDTHKRIKHVMDLMEGDHRFDRIFHLGDLVRDAHDIESLFDIPIDYVAGNCDWGEINVPTEKVVFIQGKKILLTHGHHYYVKHGTNMLKALAKKENYDIILYGHTHMAHEEYEGKCLILNPGSISSPRDGVASFGVLNIDEDGKIHTNIARIS; encoded by the coding sequence ATGAGAATACTTGTTATAAGCGATACCCATAAAAGAATAAAGCATGTTATGGACCTTATGGAAGGTGATCATCGTTTTGATAGAATTTTCCATTTGGGAGACTTAGTGCGAGACGCTCATGACATTGAGAGTCTTTTTGACATACCCATTGATTATGTGGCCGGCAACTGTGATTGGGGAGAAATCAATGTCCCTACTGAGAAAGTTGTGTTTATACAAGGGAAAAAGATTTTACTTACCCATGGGCATCATTATTATGTCAAACATGGTACGAATATGCTAAAAGCGTTAGCAAAGAAAGAAAATTATGATATAATTTTATATGGACATACCCATATGGCTCATGAAGAATATGAAGGCAAATGCTTAATTCTAAATCCCGGTAGCATCAGTTCACCAAGAGACGGGGTGGCCAGTTTTGGTGTTCTGAATATTGATGAGGATGGAAAAATTCATACCAACATCGCTAGAATTTCTTGA
- a CDS encoding XTP/dITP diphosphatase: protein MKKQIIFATKNQHKMIEIKEILSDLPYKVVSMEEAGIDIDVVEDGHTFEENAIKKAKEIAEKTGDIVLADDSGLEVDYMNGEPGIYSARFGGETTTYDIKNQMILDRLKNAKEKERSARFVCVIAAAFPDGEVRHVRGTIEGYIADEAKGIGGFGYDPIFYVPEEGCTTAEMTAEKKNAISHRGQALRRMKDALKAYFEVQP from the coding sequence ATGAAAAAACAGATTATTTTTGCGACAAAAAATCAACACAAAATGATAGAAATCAAAGAGATTTTGTCAGACCTACCCTACAAGGTGGTTTCTATGGAGGAAGCCGGCATTGATATTGATGTGGTAGAAGATGGACATACTTTCGAAGAAAATGCCATTAAAAAAGCGAAAGAAATTGCAGAAAAAACCGGCGATATTGTATTGGCGGATGATTCAGGTCTTGAAGTGGATTATATGAATGGGGAGCCGGGTATTTATTCGGCTCGCTTTGGTGGCGAAACAACAACCTATGATATTAAGAATCAGATGATCTTGGATCGATTGAAAAACGCCAAAGAAAAAGAACGCTCGGCACGCTTTGTATGTGTAATAGCAGCAGCTTTTCCGGATGGCGAGGTAAGACATGTAAGAGGCACCATAGAAGGTTACATTGCCGATGAAGCCAAAGGCATTGGTGGATTTGGATATGATCCTATTTTCTATGTACCTGAAGAAGGGTGTACAACAGCCGAAATGACGGCCGAGAAGAAAAATGCAATCAGTCATAGGGGGCAAGCTTTAAGACGCATGAAGGATGCTCTTAAGGCTTATTTCGAGGTACAGCCATGA
- a CDS encoding HPr family phosphocarrier protein, whose amino-acid sequence MTEKKVMVKIASGLEARPVALFVQVASQFQSSIYVSMQNKKVNAKSIMGMMSLGILEGESILLTAEGPDEEESIEKLETYLTTVE is encoded by the coding sequence ATGACTGAGAAAAAAGTAATGGTTAAAATAGCATCAGGGCTTGAGGCAAGACCGGTTGCTTTGTTTGTACAAGTGGCTAGCCAATTTCAAAGCAGCATTTACGTATCCATGCAGAACAAAAAAGTGAATGCCAAAAGTATTATGGGTATGATGTCACTTGGCATTCTTGAGGGTGAAAGTATTCTTCTTACCGCGGAAGGACCGGACGAGGAAGAATCCATTGAAAAATTGGAGACCTACCTTACGACAGTCGAGTAG
- the whiA gene encoding DNA-binding protein WhiA, translated as MSFSSKVKDELARHIGEARHCRIAEIAAIINVCGKIKENEKGEVISLKIQTENAAVARKCFTLLKKTFNIKVEISIKKNIYLKKHRIYHIYVMDSEEALTILKVTRLLVDGKVNRHISPLIVQTTCCKRAYIRGAFLASGSISDPEKTYHLEFVSQEEKHTIELMRLVNTFEMDAKIVLRKKYYVLYLKEGNQIVDLLNIMEAHVALMELENLRILKEMRNNVNRIVNCETANINKTVSAAVKQLQDISYIDQTIGLGTLPENLESIARLRIEHSDASLTELGQLLDPTVGKSGVNHRLRKISQIAEKLKSTREEFHD; from the coding sequence ATGTCATTTTCATCAAAGGTGAAAGACGAACTGGCTAGGCATATCGGTGAGGCCAGACATTGTAGGATTGCAGAAATTGCAGCCATCATCAATGTATGCGGAAAAATCAAAGAAAATGAAAAAGGTGAAGTCATTAGCCTTAAAATACAGACGGAAAATGCGGCGGTAGCAAGAAAATGCTTTACTTTATTAAAGAAAACATTTAATATAAAAGTTGAGATATCCATCAAGAAAAATATTTATCTGAAGAAGCATAGAATCTATCATATCTATGTTATGGACAGTGAAGAAGCTCTAACGATTTTGAAAGTTACAAGGTTGCTTGTTGACGGCAAGGTGAATCGACATATCAGTCCATTGATTGTGCAAACAACATGCTGTAAACGCGCTTATATTAGAGGTGCTTTTTTAGCCAGTGGGTCCATTAGTGATCCGGAAAAAACATATCACCTTGAGTTTGTAAGTCAAGAAGAGAAGCACACAATTGAGCTTATGCGTTTGGTGAATACTTTTGAAATGGATGCAAAGATCGTCTTAAGAAAGAAGTATTATGTGTTATACTTAAAAGAAGGCAATCAGATTGTGGATTTGCTAAACATCATGGAAGCCCATGTGGCATTGATGGAGCTTGAGAACCTTAGAATTCTAAAAGAAATGCGCAACAATGTCAACCGCATTGTTAATTGTGAGACTGCAAACATTAATAAGACGGTATCTGCCGCTGTAAAACAGTTGCAGGATATAAGTTATATTGATCAAACCATCGGTCTCGGGACATTGCCGGAAAACTTAGAATCAATAGCAAGGCTTAGGATTGAGCATTCAGATGCCAGTCTTACAGAATTAGGACAATTATTAGATCCGACAGTAGGCAAATCAGGTGTGAATCACCGTTTGCGAAAAATAAGTCAAATTGCTGAAAAGCTAAAGAGCACAAGGGAGGAATTTCATGACTGA
- a CDS encoding gluconeogenesis factor YvcK family protein, protein MENKKIVCIGGGTGLSTMLRGLKAYTKDLTAIVTVSDNGGHSGNLRKEMKILPPGDLRNCLLALAEAEPMLEALFAHRFSEGSLKGYNLGNLLIVGLVDLYGNFGAAIEKAHEVLRVRGQVLPVTTEDVQLKAIYDDESEIVGECEIVSANKSHKKYIKEMKLMPSQPKVYKNVLEKIEEADIIILGPGSLYTSIIPNLLVEGVCDALRDAKGKIVYVGNIMTQPGETEGFTLLEHVNIIEQYIGVGMIDKIIANDGWPEAMVIEHYNQDGAELVLPLIDDNRLIAVPMIALNEETGYVRHDSRLLAQTIMSIG, encoded by the coding sequence ATGGAAAATAAAAAAATAGTATGCATTGGTGGCGGTACTGGACTATCCACGATGCTTAGAGGCTTGAAAGCCTATACAAAAGACCTAACAGCCATTGTTACAGTATCTGATAATGGTGGTCACTCCGGCAATCTTAGAAAAGAAATGAAAATATTGCCTCCTGGAGATTTGCGTAACTGTTTATTGGCACTTGCTGAAGCAGAACCAATGTTGGAGGCTTTGTTTGCGCATCGTTTTTCAGAAGGTTCTCTTAAGGGTTATAATTTAGGCAATTTATTGATTGTAGGCCTTGTTGACTTGTATGGAAATTTTGGTGCTGCCATTGAAAAAGCCCATGAGGTACTGCGTGTTAGGGGACAGGTATTGCCCGTTACGACAGAAGATGTTCAGCTAAAAGCCATTTATGATGATGAAAGCGAGATCGTTGGTGAGTGTGAGATTGTATCCGCCAACAAAAGTCATAAAAAATATATCAAAGAGATGAAGCTTATGCCAAGCCAACCTAAAGTATATAAGAATGTTTTAGAAAAGATTGAAGAAGCTGATATTATTATTCTAGGCCCAGGAAGTCTCTATACCTCTATTATTCCTAACTTATTGGTAGAGGGTGTATGTGATGCCCTAAGAGATGCTAAAGGTAAGATTGTCTATGTTGGCAACATTATGACACAGCCCGGAGAAACAGAGGGCTTTACCCTACTTGAACATGTTAATATCATTGAACAATATATAGGTGTTGGTATGATTGATAAAATCATCGCCAATGACGGTTGGCCGGAAGCTATGGTCATCGAACATTACAATCAAGATGGGGCAGAGTTGGTACTACCCTTGATTGATGACAATAGGTTGATTGCGGTTCCAATGATCGCTCTAAATGAAGAAACAGGCTATGTTCGACATGATTCAAGACTATTGGCACAAACAATTATGTCGATTGGTTAA
- the rapZ gene encoding RNase adapter RapZ — protein MQFVIVTGMSGAGKSTTLKFLEDAGYFCVDNLPPALIGKFADVCFSPDSGLKKIALGVDVRSGMHFEILFSELAQLKNQGVTMDIIFLESSNDILIKRFKETRRKHPLVEDGRIEDAILEERALLEPVKNQAKIIIDTTNLLTRELRFELHKALNDEQSYKNLIITVLSFGFKHGIPSDSDLVFDVRFIPNPYYKSELRGFTGKDKVVQDYVMQWDVSTMFIDKLDDMLAFLIPNYIKEGKNQLVISIGCTGGKHRSVTLTDVLARKLESYNYSVHCHHRDIDKDALIGK, from the coding sequence ATGCAATTTGTAATTGTGACAGGTATGTCAGGTGCCGGAAAAAGTACAACCTTAAAATTTCTAGAAGATGCCGGGTATTTTTGTGTCGATAATCTACCACCGGCCTTAATCGGGAAATTTGCAGATGTTTGTTTTAGTCCGGATTCAGGGCTGAAAAAGATAGCGCTTGGTGTTGACGTTCGTAGTGGTATGCATTTTGAAATCCTTTTCAGTGAACTGGCGCAGTTGAAGAACCAAGGCGTGACAATGGATATTATTTTTCTGGAATCAAGCAATGACATATTAATCAAAAGATTCAAGGAAACCAGAAGAAAGCATCCCTTGGTGGAGGACGGACGCATTGAAGACGCCATCTTAGAAGAAAGGGCGCTTCTTGAACCTGTTAAAAATCAAGCAAAGATCATTATTGACACGACCAACCTCTTAACAAGAGAACTCAGATTTGAGCTCCACAAAGCCCTCAATGATGAGCAAAGTTATAAAAACCTCATTATTACTGTCCTTTCATTTGGATTCAAACACGGGATTCCATCGGATTCAGATTTGGTTTTTGACGTCCGCTTTATACCGAATCCTTATTACAAATCAGAACTCAGAGGTTTTACTGGAAAAGATAAGGTGGTTCAAGACTATGTGATGCAGTGGGATGTGTCGACTATGTTTATAGATAAACTGGATGATATGTTGGCGTTTCTCATACCCAATTATATTAAAGAAGGAAAAAACCAGTTGGTCATCAGTATAGGATGCACAGGTGGCAAACATAGGTCCGTCACCTTAACGGATGTCTTGGCAAGGAAATTAGAGAGCTATAATTATAGTGTACATTGTCACCATAGAGATATTGATAAGGATGCCCTTATAGGGAAGTAG
- the murB gene encoding UDP-N-acetylmuramate dehydrogenase, whose protein sequence is MIKLQERIDKNQFDGAGFFYNEPMSRHTSFKIGGPADLLFVPKTIEHIEDMIRLCMELDIPYYIMGNGSNLLVSDLGYRGVIIQICKNMSAYRIEGNRVYAQGGILLSSLAKHIYRAGLKGFEFASGIPGTLGGAVYMNAGAYGGEIKDAIIEAGTLTRKGEVRTLNKEALDLGYRHSSLQIHEDIVLSATLVFEQGDKKEIKALMQDLGQRRKDKQPIELPSAGSTFKRPEGYYAGKLIMDAGLSGYRIGDARVSIKHCGFVVNEGQATCKDVLDLIEYIQHEVKSKFDVDLEPEVKIIGDF, encoded by the coding sequence ATGATTAAGTTGCAGGAACGTATCGATAAAAATCAGTTTGATGGTGCAGGATTTTTCTATAATGAACCTATGAGTCGCCACACATCTTTTAAGATTGGTGGCCCGGCGGATTTGTTATTTGTACCAAAAACCATAGAACATATAGAAGACATGATTAGGCTGTGTATGGAACTGGATATACCCTATTATATAATGGGCAACGGAAGCAACCTTTTAGTAAGCGACTTAGGTTACCGAGGGGTCATTATTCAGATTTGTAAGAATATGAGTGCCTATAGAATTGAAGGCAATCGGGTGTATGCCCAAGGTGGTATTCTTTTATCGAGTCTCGCCAAGCATATTTATAGAGCTGGCCTTAAAGGGTTTGAGTTTGCTTCAGGTATTCCCGGAACGTTAGGTGGCGCAGTTTACATGAATGCTGGCGCTTATGGTGGAGAAATAAAAGATGCTATTATAGAAGCAGGGACCCTTACAAGAAAGGGTGAAGTCAGAACATTAAATAAAGAAGCTCTGGATCTGGGTTATCGACATAGTAGTCTTCAGATTCACGAAGACATTGTATTGTCTGCAACTTTGGTTTTTGAACAAGGGGATAAAAAAGAAATCAAGGCCCTTATGCAAGATTTGGGGCAGAGAAGAAAAGACAAACAACCCATTGAATTGCCAAGTGCAGGAAGTACTTTCAAGCGACCGGAAGGCTATTATGCTGGAAAGCTGATTATGGATGCAGGCCTATCCGGCTATCGTATAGGCGATGCAAGGGTTTCTATAAAACACTGTGGCTTTGTCGTCAATGAAGGGCAGGCGACTTGCAAAGACGTGTTAGACCTTATTGAGTACATCCAACATGAAGTCAAATCGAAGTTTGATGTTGACTTAGAACCGGAAGTTAAAATTATTGGTGATTTTTAG
- a CDS encoding peptidylprolyl isomerase, whose amino-acid sequence MEKIVLAKVGDRELTKEDMIAIMRNLPQQDAQNFSSFEGRKVLLDEMVAGELFYKRAVENGFDQEEKFIEIMAETKRAMLQRYAVQKSLDAITVEPSEVEAYYEAHKNNFSEGPKAKAKHILMTDEADILEVKNEIDTGMDFEEAARKYSTCPSKERGGDLGTFERGRMVPEFEDAAFTQEIGLVGDPVKTQFGYHLLLVEERVEASVKAFEEVENQVRQELIGRKQTEVYRSEIEALKEIYPVEINEDGLK is encoded by the coding sequence ATGGAAAAAATAGTATTAGCCAAAGTCGGCGACAGAGAATTGACAAAAGAAGATATGATTGCAATTATGAGAAATCTGCCTCAACAAGATGCTCAGAATTTTTCTAGTTTTGAAGGTCGAAAAGTATTATTGGATGAAATGGTAGCAGGAGAGTTGTTCTATAAAAGAGCGGTTGAAAATGGCTTTGATCAAGAAGAGAAGTTCATTGAGATTATGGCAGAGACCAAACGTGCCATGTTACAAAGATATGCTGTTCAAAAAAGCCTAGATGCCATTACGGTAGAACCATCTGAAGTTGAAGCATATTATGAGGCACACAAGAATAATTTTTCAGAAGGACCAAAAGCCAAAGCAAAGCATATCCTGATGACGGATGAAGCGGACATCTTGGAAGTCAAGAATGAGATTGACACCGGTATGGATTTTGAAGAAGCGGCAAGAAAATACTCAACTTGCCCATCAAAAGAACGAGGTGGAGATCTTGGTACTTTTGAAAGAGGACGTATGGTTCCTGAATTTGAGGATGCGGCATTTACACAAGAAATCGGTCTTGTTGGGGATCCTGTAAAAACACAATTCGGTTACCATTTGTTGTTGGTTGAAGAACGTGTTGAAGCTTCTGTTAAAGCTTTTGAAGAAGTTGAAAACCAAGTCAGACAAGAACTCATCGGTAGAAAGCAAACCGAAGTGTACAGATCTGAGATTGAAGCTCTAAAAGAAATTTATCCAGTGGAAATCAACGAAGACGGCTTAAAATAA